Proteins from one Ranitomeya variabilis isolate aRanVar5 chromosome 1, aRanVar5.hap1, whole genome shotgun sequence genomic window:
- the NOP14 gene encoding nucleolar protein 14 has product MAKHKKKGKQPPAGAAARVSKARSEVRDNPFEVKINKQKFSVLGRKTKHDVGLPGVSKSKALQKRKDTLLKEYQRRGKTNMFSDKRFGEYDTKLTPEEKMVKRFALERKKHATKKTVYNLNEEEELTHYGQSLAALEKMNDPVDSDSDTEERGALSAELTAAHFGGGGLLRKKATSEQKEEEPEKPKTRKELIEELIAKSKIEKRERQSQREKALELTEKLDSDWKAIQGLLSHKVPKSERKVETEKPKADDYDVMVRQLVFDMKAKPSDKMKSEEDIAKEEQERLQRLEAERLRRMRGEDDKAKNKPKHTSADDLMDGFILDKDDRLMLSYKDGKINLPESDDSELKTGDDGGDGADEGSEGEDDEGSDEEEEGSNASDNHSDLESGGDSEEDEVQVKITKKNKELKVKGSDEATSQLPFTFDVPESYEDFLSLLSEKSPDQQLVVLERIQKCNHPSLSQGNKAKLEKLFGFLLDYVTDLAEQQTPDLQTVDKMIVPLYKLCQMFPEAAANCVRDALRDIARTVEKAVESKGRASYPALHVLLYFKITGILFPTSDFWHPVVTPAVTVMSQLLTKCPVTSLEDVAAGLFVSCMFLEFVSLSKRFIPEMINFLLGILHLTTPRKASVDYVVVPPFKLHGKFSELLLIDNMEDSASWVKKNLPLRAINGLKTEDKTEINHFKLTCISVCLDLVQRCLDNYGTLPAFHEIFGPIEKVICEHLPRNTYPEKIQDACKNILEDIEKYSSKPYSPLVFEKQMPVLKKMFTPKVMPVLEFGRKQGCNKVERERKRLIHKHKREFKGAVREIRRDNQFLAREKLQETAQRDSERKRKVKELFHSLSTQEGEWKELKRRKMRGK; this is encoded by the exons ATGGCGAAGCATAAAAAGAAAGGCAAGCAGCCGCCGGCAGGAGCCGCCGCACGGGTCAGCAAAGCCCGCAGCGAGGTCCGGGATAACCCGTTTGAAGTGAAGATCAATAAGCAGAAATTCAGTGTCCTGGGCAGGAAGACCAAGCATGATGTGGGGCTGCCCGGCGTGTCCAAGTCTAAGGCTCTGCAGAAG CGTAAGGATACTCTTCTTAAAGAATATCAGCGAAGAGGAAAGACCAATATGTTCAGTGACAAACGATTTGGAGAATATGACACCAAACTGACTCCGGAGGAGAAGATGGTGAAGAGATTTGCTTTGGAGCGAAAG AAACATGCTACCAAGAAAACTGTGTATAATCTGAACGAGGAGGAGGAACTCACTCACTATGGCCAGTCTCTGGCAGCACTCGAAAAGATGAACGACCCTGTGGACAGTGATAGCGACACAGAGGAGCGCGGAGCATTGTCGG ctgaatTAACGGCTGCACATTTTGGAGGCGGTGGATTGCTGAGAAAGAAAGCCACTTCTGAGCAAAAGGAGGAGGAACCTGAAAAGCCAAAAACACGGAAAGAGCTCATCGAGGAGCTGATTGCCAAATCTAAGATTGAGAAG AGAGAACGGCAGAGTCAAAGAGAGAAGGCGCTGGAGCTGACGGAAAAACTCGACAGCGACTGGAAGGCGATCCAGGGATTATTATCGCACAAGGTTCCAAAATCGGAGAGGAAGGTGGAGACCGAGAAGCCAAAG GCTGATGATTATGACGTGATGGTCCGTCAACTAGTCTTTGACATGAAAGCTAAGCCCTCCGACAAGATGAAGTCTGAAGAAGACATTGCTAAAGAAGAACAAGAGAGGCTTCAGAGACTTGAG GCTGAGCGTCTGCGCCGCATGCGAGGAGAGGACGACAAAGCGAAGAACAAGCCCAAACATACATCTGCAGATGATTTGATGGATGGGTTCATACTGGACAAGGACGATCGTCTGATGCTTTCTTACAAG GATGGCAAGATAAACCTTCCTGAATCAGACGATAGTGAGCTGAAGACCggagatgatggtggtgatggtgcagATGAGGGTAGCGAGGGTGAAGATGATGAAGGAagtgatgaagaggaggagggaaGCAATGCCTCTGACAACCACTCAGACCTGGAATCTGGCGGAGACAGCGAGGAAGATGAAGTGCAAGTGAAGATAACAAAGAAAAACAAAGAGCTGAAAGTGAAAGGTTCCGATGAGGCCACTTCTCAGCTCCCATTCACATTTGATG TCCCGGAGTCGTATGAAGATTTCCTGTCTCTCCTGAGTGAGAAGTCTCCCGATCAGCAGCTCGTCGTCCTGGAGAGAATACAGAAGTGCAATCATCCAAGTCTGTCTCAGGGGAACAAGGCGAAGCTGGAG AAACTATTTGGTTTTCTTCTGGACTATGTAACGGACCTGGCAGAGCAGCAAACCCCTGATCTTCAAACCGTTGACAAGATGATCGT GCCTTTGTACAAGCTGTGCCAGATGTTTCCAGAAGCCGCAGCGAACTGTGTAAGGGATGCACTGCGGGATATCGCTCGCACCGTGGAGAAAGCGGTTGAATCCAAAGGCCGAGCTTCCTATCCGGCATTACATGTG CTCTTGTACTTCAAAATTACTGGTATTTTATTCCCCACGTCTGATTTCTGGCACCCGGTGGTCACCCCAGCCGTCACTGTGATGAGCCAGCTGCTGACAAAG TGTCCCGTCACCTCCTTAGAAGATGTCGCTGCCGGCCTGTTCGTTAGCTGCATGTTCCTGGAGTTTGTATCCCTGTCCAAGAGGTTTATACCGGAGATGATAAACTTCCTGCTGGGAATTTTGCACTTGACCACGCCGCGCAAAGCTTCTGTAG ATTATGTTGTGGTTCCTCCATTCAAACTCCACGGGAAGTTCTCGGAGCTACTGCTGATCGATAACATGGAGGACTCTGCGTCCTGGGTGAAGAAGAATCTGCCCCTGAGGGCAATCAATGGCCTAAAAACTGAGGACAAAACAGAGATCAATCATTTTAA GCTGACATGCATTTCGGTATGTTTGGATCTCGTCCAGAGATGTTTAGACAACTACGGCACTTTACCTGCTTTTCATGAGATTTTCGGTCCAATAGAAAAGGTTATCTGCGAACATCTGCCCCGAAACACATACCCCGAGAAAATCCAG GACGCATGTAAGAACATACTAGAAGATATTGAGAAGTACAGCTCGAAGCCCTACAGTCCTCTCGTCTTTGAGAAACAGATGCCCGTCCTAAAGAAGATGTTCACTCCAAAAGTCATGCCAGT GCTGGAGTTCGGCAGGAAACAGGGATGCAACAAAGTGGAGCGTGAGCGAAAGAGGCTGATCCATAAACACAAGAGGGAGTTTAAGGGCGCCGTCCGAGAAATCCGCAGGGACAATCAGTTCCTGGCCAGAGAGAAACTTCAAGAGACTGCACAGAG